The DNA segment ACCCGTGAGACGTCTGAGGAATTGAAACAACTGGCCGGAACACTTCAATCCATTACGAGGAAGTAAAGAGCCTAGTGGCATCTCAACCATCTTCTTCTCATTTATCGAGACCTGCTGCAGGACCGCGGGCAAAAAAGGGCCCGGTTCAGCGTGAAAAACCGTTGATTCTGATTGCAGATGACAGTCCGACCGTTCTGGATATTCTTAAGTTTATTCTGGAAACAAACGGCATGGACACACGGCTGGCCATTAACGGAGTGGAGGCAGTCCAGATGGTCTACCGCGATCTTCCCGATCTGGTAATTCTGGACCTGGAAATGCCAAAGATGAGTGGGTATCAGGTGTGTCGCCTGCTGAAAAGTGATCCGACCACTTCGTTTATTCCCATCATAATCCTGACCAGCAAGTCCTACAAGCAGAATAAGTTCTGGGGTTTATACTCGGGTGCAGATGATTATCTGACCAAGGATTTTGAAATTGATCAGCTGGTGGGGCGTGTCCGGTTTCATTACGGCAACCGGGGAAAACTCACCGAAATCAAGCATCCCGTTCCCAAGGAGATCAACGAAGAGCAGATCATTGAGAACGTGAACGAGGCATTGGATCAGAAACTATTCGAAACCACCATTATCTTTGAGATTGCACAGGTGGCGCTCAGTGCGGGTACACTCGATGAGAAGATCAGCAAGGTCCTGACGCTGATGAACCGCGTCTGCGATTTTACCGTTGCCAGTATTTTTATTACTGAGGCGGGGCAGGGCCGGTTGTTTCTGGAAAATCCGGGAATGGCCAGTGAGACCTACATTTTCAATCATGTTGAGCTCGTGATGCTGGAATCTCAGAACTTCGACATGCGTTTTGATACACAGAAGGTCATGATCAATCAATGGGAGACCGGAACGGACCGCGGAGGACAGTATAATCACATTCAGTCCTCTGTCAGTTTTCCGCTGAAGATCAGAGGGGTTACACAGGGATTGGTCAGTTATTCGCATTATTCGAATGGCATGTTCCCCGATGTGGTATCGCATCTGCTCAGCCGGTCTGCCGATCAGATGGCCATTCTGGTGGATGAGGCCATTCTGTTCCAGGAATATTCAAAATTGCGGGGTGACTTGCTCAGTCATGCCACCCGTGTCTTTTCAGAAGTGATGAAAAATGCCCGTGAGACCGAAAAACTGATGCGCGGGAAGATGAATCAGATCTCTCCGTGGATCTGATCGAGGAGAAGGAATGTCGAGAGAAAATCCAAAAATTCTGATAGCCGATGATAGTCCGACCATTGTCGATATCATGAAATTCATGCTGGAAGCATCCGGTTATGAGGTTGTAACGGCTACAAACGGACTCGAGGCGATTATAACCGCCTTCCGGGAGGACCCCGATCTGGTCCTGCTTGATGTGGAAATGCCGAAAATGAACGGCTATCAGGTTTGCCGTTACCTGAAAGAAGACCGGTATATGAAACAAATTCCGGTCATTATTCTGACTTCTCATGCCCAGAAAAAAATGCGGTTTCTGGGAGTCTATACCGGTGCAGACGAGTACATGATCAAGGATGATGATCATGAACAGCTGCTGAACCGCATTGAATATTACATCAACCGGAGAAAGAATACCGGTTCGATGCTGAAAGATGGCCGGAATGCACAGGTCACCGAAGTATCGGTGATGGAAACGATCAATTCCATTCTGGATAAGAAGCTGATTGAGTCGACCATTATCAATCAGGTTGGCCGGCTGGCAGCCAATCTTGACCGCTTTGAACTGGTGGTCAACTCGATTTTCGGGCTGATCGAAAAGATGGAGGAGTTTGACTTTTCGGCCATTCTGGTCAGGGAACTGGGCGGAGCTCAGCTTTTTATACAAACCCAACGCGGGGTTCCTCAGGACCTGGTTGATAAGTTCCAGGCACGGATCATTCAGTCGGCCATCCATGCCGAAGTGATCATGGACGCTTCGAAGGTGACCACGAAGCTGATCCCCCGTACCGAACGGGGTGAATTTCAGGTGCCTGATAAAAAAGCGTCTGACGGAAAAAAGGACAATCTTAAATTTCAGGATAACCTGCTCAGAAGCCGTCAGGAACCGGTGGGAATTCTGGCTGTTGGAAACTTCAGCGATGAACCCCTGCATTCCGATATCGTGGAAACGTTGTCGATCCTGACCAATCACATTGCAACACTGCTCGATAACTGGCTGATCTGGAAACGGTACAATGATGTCAGTCAGACCCTGAATGTCCGTTTGCTGGAACTGAATGTTGAAATCCTGCATGATCTGCAGGCGTTTGCAGCCAGCCTCAGTAAAGTTTCCAATCTCGAGGAAATGACCCAGACGGTGATCCGTCAGATTCCGAAAATCATCCGGTCCTCCAAAATCAGTCTGATTATCAAGCGCAAGGTCGGAAACGAATTCCGGATGGAGAGTTTTGGCAAATGGGGAGATGAGTCATCCACCCTCATTTTTGACATTCTTGTTGAGTGGCTGATCACTGAGCAACTGAACAAAATCACCAATCAGAGTATTATCAATGACCTGAGCAAGATCAAGTTTTTCAGGGATCATAACCTGGATAAGAATCTGTGTCATAATATTCTGACCGTTCCGGTTTTTGTAGGGGATGATAAAATCGGATTGATCAGCCTGTTTGACCGGCAGGAAACCAATCAGTTCAGTCAGCAGGATCTGGAAATTCTGAAGTTTATATCGGGAATGGTGGCCCTCAGTCTGAAATCGGTCCTTGAAAATGATTTCACCGGAGGAGAAAGCATTCAGAACAACATTTATAAGCGGTTCATGTCGGATGAAATGGCCACGACCCTTTTACTTAATCCCGATCTGATCGATCTGGGTGGCTCGGTGCGCCACTCCACGCTGCTTTTTCTCGATCTGACGGGACTGGATGAATTGTATGCTTCGATTGAACCGAGACGGATTGTTCAGTTCGTCAATGATTTTCAGGAATCCATGACCCTTGAAGCGTTTAACCATGTCGGGGTTGTTGAAAAATACCGGGATCACGGCCTGAAGGTGGTATTTGGTATCCCCTTTAAACAAAAGGATGATGCCGAGCGTGCGGTTCAGGCGGCCATTGCCATGACCCATCGTTTTCGTTCACTGCTGACTCTGTATGATGACTTTCCGACTGCGGATATCGAGTTAAAAATTCTGCTCCACTGCGGTGATGTGGTCACTGCCCAGATCGGAAGCGAAAACCGGAAGGATTTTGCCTGCTTCGGGACAGCCAGCACACAGGCTAACCTGATTATGCGGATGCTGGACCGGATGGGAATTTACCTGACGGACCGGGTCATCATGGAACTGGAACATCCTTATGGTCTGAATCCAACCAATCTCAATACCGGCACCGAGGTTCAGATTTATCAGATGGCGGACTACTGACCAACCGTTTGTTGGAATTAGAAATTCATTAGAAGAACTGCCTGAGGGAATCCGGAAAGAACGAAAAACGCTTTCAGGATAAAAACCTGCATATCCGGCCTGAAATCGACGAAAAGACGACTTTCTCTTTATTCCGGACTGTATTGCTTACCGCTTTTTTATAATCTAACTTTAATGATTTATGAAGCATTTCATTATCCTTTCATGTCTTCTCGGATTGCTGGCAACACCAGTTCTGTCCAACAATCCGGCTGGTTCAGATACGACTGCTATTCCCATCGGGATTACCGAACAGTTGGGGAAATTCCTCCCTGATTCGGTTTACCTGACCGATGAGAACGGGAAGGTGGTTAATCTGAAATCACTGGTGAACAAGCCAACGGTTCTGGCCTTTGTATACTTTGACTGCCCGGGAATCTGCAGTCCGTTGCTGGATGGGGTATCGACAGTGGTTTCAAAGTCGGATCTTCTGGTTGGCAAGGACTATCAGGTGATCACCATCAGCATCGATTCTTCAGATACACCAGAAAAGGCCCTGCAGAAAAAGCACAATTTTGCTGACCGGATCACCAAGGGCAACGTCAGTGACGGTTGGCACTTTCTTACCGGGACTGAAGCAGAGATTCAGGAAATCACCCGGGCCACCGGATTCGGATTCAGGCGGGAAGGCCGGGATTTTGTTCACTCGGCGGCCATCATTGTGGTAAGTCCCCAGGCCAAGATTACCCGATATCTGTTTGGTACCTATTTTCTCCCCTTTGATCTGAAAATGGCTGTGATCGAGGCCAATGAGGGTAAAACCAGTCCGACCATTGCCAAAGTACTCAAGTACTGTTTTAATTATGACCCGGAAGGCCGCCGGTATGTTCTGAACGTGACCCGGGTAACCGGTACCCTGATTTTTCTGGGTGTGGCCACCCTTTTTATTGCATTGATATTTTTGCCAAAGCGAAACAAGAAAAAAGCGAACAAGGATTAAGCGTATGAGTGAAACCGTTCTCTCGGCTGGACACCGTCCTCCCAACTATCTGGAGATGGAAACCCGGCATAAGGGAATCTGGGCCTGGTTACTGGCGACCGATCACAAACGGATTGCCCTGTTGTACTTCTATTCCATGATGGTCATGTTTGTTCTGGGCGCTTTGCTCGGGGTAATCATCCGTCTGGAACTGATGGCTCCGGGAAAAACCCTGATAGAAGCACAAACCTACAACGGGCTTTTCACCCTTCATGGAATCATCATGATTTTCATGTTTGTGATTCCTGGTTTGCCCGCTGTCTTCGGTAACTTCGTCATGCCGATCATGATCGGAGCCAAGGACGTGGCCTTCCCCCGGGTAAATCTGCTTAGCTGGTACCTGTATCTGCTGGGTGCGTTCACCGTTCTTATTTCTCAGTTCATTGGTTCAGGTCCTCCCGACGGAGGCTGGACATTCTATGCCCCCTACAGCGTAAAGTCAGTTTATAACATTGGCTTTGCAGCGATGGGTGCCTTTTTACTCGGTTTTTCGTCAATCCTGACTGGTCTGAACTTCCTGGTGACCATCCATCGTCTTCGGGCAGAGGGGATGACCTGGGGTCGCCTTCCCCTGTTTGTATGGGCTCTTTATGCCACTGGCTGGATTCAGATTCTCGCCACTCCGGTTGTGGGTATCACGCTGGTCCTGATTGTGTTTGAAAGAGCTTTCAACCTTGGATTTTTTGATCCGCAGTTTGGCGGGGATCCTATTTTATTCCAGCACCTGTTCTGGATTTACTCACACCCGGCTGTTTACATCATGATCCTTCCGGCCATGGGTGCTATTTCGGATATCATTCCGACTTTCGCACGCCGGACCATCTTTGGTTATAAAGCCATTGTTGCCTCTACCATGCTCATTGCCTTCGTTGGTTATTTCGTCTGGGGGCACCACATGTATACTTCCGGAATGAGTGATACCGCCAAATGGATATTCTCGTTCCTGACCTTTCTGGTGGCCATTCCCTCTGCAATCAAGGTTTTTAACTGGATTGCCACGCTGTATAAGGGTTCAATTGATGTTCAACCACCGCTTCTGTATGCTGTGGCCTTCATTTTTACCTTTATGGTCGGCGGTTTCACAGGACTGGTTTTGGGGTCGGTGGCGCAGGACATCCACCTGCATGATACCACCTTCGTGGTCGGGCACTTCCATTACATTGTTTTCGGCGGTACCGGATTCGCCTTCTTCGGCGCCCTGCATTACTGGTACCCCAAAATGTCGGGTCGGATGTACAATATAAAACTTGCCAATATTGCATGGGGATTGTTTTTCTTCGGATTTAACTTCCTGTACTTCCCGATGTTTATCGCCGGTTACATGGGGATGCCCCGCCGGTACTATGATTATGTTCCGGATTTCTATATTCCCAACCTGATTTCAACCATGGGATCCTGGTTCCTGTATGCCGGAATCATTCTCATGCTGGTTAATCTCTGGAGGGGATTGAAAAATGGGGCACCTGCGCCTGACAATCCTTGGGGTGGAGTAACCATGGAGTGGAAAATCCAATCACCCCCAACTTACGAAAACTTCGACAAGGATCCGGTCTTTACTGACGGTCCGTATAAATTCAAATAAACAGAGATACAGGAAGTCAACATGAGTGATCATGCTCCAGCCGCACATGCACATGTGCACCGGGACGATTACGGCTCAAAATTGGGAATGTGGTTTTTCATATTCACCGAAATCCTGCTTTTCGGGGCCTTATTCATTGTATATGCCATTTACCGGTTCAAAAATCCCGATGCCTTCTTTGCTGCAGGCCAGCAACTGAGCACGGTATTCGGGACGATAAACACGGTTATTCTGCTGGTCAGTTCGATGACCATTGCCATGTCGATCTCGGCACTTCAGCAGAAACATAAAAAGCTGGCCATCTGGCTGATGGTGATCACGCTGGTGCTTGCTTCGTCCTTTCTGGTGAACAAGTATTTTGAATGGTCGGCCAAGTTCCATCATGGCATTTATCCGGGATCCGATGAGATGGCGGCTCTGGTTGCCAACGATCCGCTTGGTCAGGGGAAGAACCTCTTTTTCTTTCTGTATTACTTCATGACCGGACTCCATGGCGCCCACGTTATCATTGGGATGGGCTTCATCATTTTTGTTATGAGACAGGTAATGAGGGATGAACTGACCCATGATAATTTTGCCCGCCTCGAAAATGCCGGTTTGTACTGGCACCTGGTGGATCTGATCTGGATTTACCTCTTCCCGTTGTTCTATCTTATTCACTAAGGACGTACAATCATGAGTAACCATTCACACGATTCTCATCAGCACATTACGCCCTACAGCACCTACATTATTGTGCTTGCCATTCTGCTGGCCCTCACGGCCGTTACCGTTGCGGTTATTCTGGTCGATCTCGGAGTGCTGTCTGTGGCAGTGGCCCTGATTGTTGCCACCATAAAAGCAGCCATCGTTTTGTTGTATTTCATGCACCTGAAATATGACGACAAATTTTTCATGACCCTTGTCGCCATTGTCTTTGCAGTGTACACAGTGGTCATGGTCATCACCTTTTTTGACTACTTATTCAGGTAATCAACTATGTTTAACGGTACATCTCCCTTTGTGGAAGGCGTCGATAACACGTTTCTGTTTATCATCGTTATTTCACTCATCCTACTGATCTCGCTGACCTTCCTGATGATTTATTTCATCGTACGGTACCGGAAGGATAAGCACCCTGAAGCTGCTCAGATTGAAGGAAGCACCACGCTGGAAATCGTCTGGACGGTTATCCCGGGTATTCTGGTCATTCTAATGTTCTGGTTCGGCTGGAAAAGTTATGTTCCCATGAGGGAAGTTCCGGCCGATGCAATGAAAGTCACCTCTGTGGCCAGAATGTGGGGTTTTACCTTTAACTATGAGAATGGAAAGTCTTCACCCAAACTGGTGGTACCGGTAAATAAACCGGTCCGGGTACAGCTGGAAGCGGTTGACGTTCTTCACGCCTTTTACATCCCGGCCTTCCGGGTTAAAAACGACATGGTTCCCGGAAACAATGACCAATGGGTCTGGTTCACGGCGAACAAAACCGGTTCCTATGATCTGTTCTGTGCCGAATATTGCGGAACCCTTCATTCAGCCATGATCACGAAGGTGGAAGTGCTGACCGAGGAGGAGTTCACGGCCTGGTATGAAGGAACTGAACTCTCGGGAGAACAAAATGCAGGACTGACGGTCCTTCAGAACAATGCCTGTATTGCCTGCCATTCTCTGGATGGTGCACCGGGCGTCGGTCCCTCATTCAAGGGAATTCTGGGTCGCGAGACCCGTGTCCTGGTCGATGGGAAGGAACAGACTCTGGTGGCAGATGAAGAATACCTGATCCGATCCATTCTGAAACCCGATTCTGAAGTCGTGTCGGGATATCCGAAAGGGATCATGCAAACCTATGAAGGCAGACTGTCTGATCAGGATCTGCAGAACATTGTGGATTACCTGAAAACTCTTAAGTAATGAAACCTGCCAGCCGGTCATTCTGGTTAGAAACCCTTCCCGAACTCGGGAAATTCAGAATTACCATTGCCGTGTCGTTCACCACGATCACCGGCTTTATTCTGGCAACCGGCGGATTAAGTCTGACGGTGGTTCTTCCGACACTGGGTTTATTTATACTTGCCTGCGGATCTTCCGCCCTGAATCACTATCAGGAAGCTGCTACCGATGCCATCATGGAACGGACCAGGAATCGCCCCATCCCTTCCGGAAGGATCAGCCTGAGTGGTGCCCTGATTGTCGGAATGATCTGGGTACTGACCGGATCGGTCATTTTATATCTGTGTGCCGGATTTGTTGCGCTTCAGTTGGGCTTGCTGGCCCTGCTTTGGTACAATGGGGTTTACACACCGCTTAAGAAACGGACTGCCTTTGCGGTCATTCCCGGTTCGTTAATCGGTGCTATTCCACCGGCTGTCGGCTGGGTAGCAGGCGGTGGCGCCGTTTCTGATCCAAGAATTATTCTGGTGGCCTTCTTCTTCTTTATCTGGCAGGTTCCGCATTTCTGGCTTCTTTTGCTGAAATATGGAAGTGAGTATGAAAATGCCGGATTGCCTTCGGTAACCCGGTTTTACTCCGATTCTCAGATCAGGCGGATGACCTTTATCTGGACATCAGGAACCATTGCAACTGCACTGATGATTCCTCTGTTCGGTCTGATCACTTCATGGGTCCCCCTGGTCCTGTTGCTGCTTGGCTGTCTCTGGTTGTTTTTTGCCTTTGTCGGTCTTCTGAAGCCGGCCGGAACGACTTTGAATCCGGGAACCTATTTCCTGAAAATCAATCTGTTTGCTGTGCTGGTGATGGTTTCCCTGATCATGGATCAGTTTATCTGAAAAACAAAAGTGTATTTTAACCGGTTTAACCGTTAAATTCGCCGTTCTTTATAAAAGGTGTCCACATGAAACCAATGCTCCTGATACTTTCCCTTTCCCTTCTGACCGTCAGTGGTCTGATGGCTCAGACCAAACCTGCTGCAAAAGCTGCCACAGGTGATGTTGAAAAAGGCAAAGCTCTTTATGCCAAACTCAACTGTCAGACCTGCCACAGTGCAGCCGCCATTGCCCCGGCCATGAAGGATGTGATCGGAAAATACAAGGATGCCGATGCCCTGATGAAAATGCTGGCTGCACCTGTAAAAAGCGGAAAGTACCCTGCAGCCATGCCCCCGGTGAAAGTTACCAAAGATGAAGCAAAACAATTGCTTGCATTTATCCAGGACGATGTGAAAAAGGCTGCCAAACCCGGTACTGCCTCGGATAAAACAAAGAAAACCGAAAAGAAAAACTGAAATTGATACTTATCCGGGCCTGAGCATTGCTGGCCCGGTTACCAAACTGGTAAAACAGGAGGTTTCCTTGGATCGTTTTTTTGCCGGACCGGCCGGTTACCCGGTCCCCGCAGACATGGGATTGTTCAAATTTCTCATGATGGTGACTGCTTCAGCTCATCTTGTCTTTTTTTATTTCCTGTTCGGAGCTGCTCTGATCGGCCTGTTTCACTTCTTCCGCCAGAACAGTGGGGGAGTCAGCCGACAAATCGTGGTTTCCACCACCCGGCTGATCCCGGCGCTTTTCACCTTCACGGTGGTTACCGCCTTGTTGCCGCTGTTTCTGACCCAGGTGGTTTACGGACAGGCGCTCTACCCTGCAGTGATCGCTCATGGAACTCAGTGGCTGGTTGCCGGTGTATTGGCTCTTGCCTTGTATGTGTATCTGCGAATCTGCTCTGGCCGCTCGGATACCAGTGGTCAACCGATCTGGATTGCACTTGCCCTCACCACGGTTATTGCCGGATGGTTCTCCTGGCTGGTGACCAACACCAGTTCTCTGATGCTGAGTCCGTCAGCCGTTCAATCCGTTTTACTGGGTGAAGCCGCAGGTCCCTATTCGCACGGACTGTCTATCTTTCTTCCATCATGGTTCTGGTTCATCAGTCACTCACTGATGGGCGGTTTTCTGCTGATTAACACTGTGGCCATGTTTAATGAACAGACGGAAGACCGGGATGCCGTCATGGAACATGGATTTTACGGTTTTACCGTTTCGGCCGTTCTTGCCATTCTTTTAATGTTCTGGTGGTTACTGATGCTTCCACAGACATCCTATGACCGTATTATTGATGGTCATATTTTCCTTATTTACATCACTTCGGTTGTGTTTGCCGTTCCCATTATTGTTCTGGCAAATAAAATCCATGAAAAAGGCATATTTGTGGCCGGTCTGGTCCCGGCCTTTTTTATCATTGTCATGCAGCAATGGATGGCCATGATTGCCACCGATGATGCTCTCATCCCTGGCCTGATTAACCATGATCAGATAACCGTCCAACCCGACTATGGAAATCTGTTCCTGTTTGTTTTCCTGCTCGTGGTGGGCATCTGGTATGCAACCCATCTGGCTGGTCAATACGTCAAATTCAAGAAATCAAACTAAAGCGGTATCTCTCATGTCTCAGGAAACCACACCACAACCCGCCCGCAGGAAATTTGTCACTTATTCCCTGCGGACTTTGGCTGCTATCTGGGCAGCTGCCATCTTTTACCCGATCCTCCGGTATCTGGGACCTCATCAGAAAGAGGTTGTGAAGGATGTGAGCGAAATTAATCTGGGTGTTAAAACCCTTGAACCAGGTTCGAGTGAATCCTTCGTATTCGGAACCAAACCGGCCCTGCTGGTTAAGAACCTGAATGGGGAATTGAAAAGTTTTACAGCGGTTTGTACCCATCTGGGTTGTAATGTGGTCTATCAGAAAGATCTGGCAACAGTGGCCCCCGGTCATTCCGGAGAAGGGTTTTTCTGTAACTGCCATCTGGGTGTCTATGACGCCACCGGAAAAAACATTGCCGGGCCTCCTCCCAAACCGATCCAGGAATTCAAGGTCACCGTTGCTGATAATGGTGAAATCACTGTAACCAAAGCATAATTTTCCGGAATCATTCCATGGCAGATCAATCGAATTCTTCATCCAATACGCAGACCCCCGGCGGAATTCTGGGCTGGCTTGCCGACCGGTATCAGATCCAGGGACTGATCGATTACCTGGCAAAGAAGGAAGTTCCTTCCTACAGGCATTCCTTCTGGTACTACATGGGCGGTCTTTCGCTCATGTTCTTTACTGTACAGATTATCACCGGTATTCTTCTCCTGTTCTACTACACACCGGGGAAGGAAGCTTATGAGTCTGTAAAATTCATCAATGAGCAGGTTGCTTTCGGATGGCTGATACGGTCCATCCACAGTTATGCGGCGAACCTGATGATCTTTTTCGTGTTTGTTCACATGTTCTCGGTCCTGTTCATGAAGGCCTACCGCAGACCACGTGAACTGACGTATATAACCGGGTTTGCACTGCTCGGACTTTCCATGGGAATGGGATTCAGCGGATACCTGCTTCCCTGGGATGAACTGGCCTACTTTGCTACCAAGATTGGGATTAACATTGCAACAGCCGTACCCGGAATCGGGCCTTTAATCGGGGACATCCTGAAGGGCGGACCTGAGGTCGGACATGATACGGTTTCCAGATTTTTTGCCCTGCACGTGTGGGTGATTCCCATTATTATGATCGGCACACTGGGTGCGCACCTGTTCTTTATTCAGGTACAGGGTATCAGTGAGCCGGACGGCTTCAAGGCATTGCCTCCAGAAAAGAAAAAGTATGTGAAGTTCTTTCCGACCTTCATGTATGATGATTTCCTGGTCTGGCTGATTGCACTGAATGGTCTCATCCTTATTGCGGTCTTCTTCCCGTGGGGACTGGGACCAGAGGCTGATCCGCTTGCAGCCACACC comes from the Bacteroidota bacterium genome and includes:
- a CDS encoding response regulator, with the translated sequence MASQPSSSHLSRPAAGPRAKKGPVQREKPLILIADDSPTVLDILKFILETNGMDTRLAINGVEAVQMVYRDLPDLVILDLEMPKMSGYQVCRLLKSDPTTSFIPIIILTSKSYKQNKFWGLYSGADDYLTKDFEIDQLVGRVRFHYGNRGKLTEIKHPVPKEINEEQIIENVNEALDQKLFETTIIFEIAQVALSAGTLDEKISKVLTLMNRVCDFTVASIFITEAGQGRLFLENPGMASETYIFNHVELVMLESQNFDMRFDTQKVMINQWETGTDRGGQYNHIQSSVSFPLKIRGVTQGLVSYSHYSNGMFPDVVSHLLSRSADQMAILVDEAILFQEYSKLRGDLLSHATRVFSEVMKNARETEKLMRGKMNQISPWI
- a CDS encoding response regulator → MSRENPKILIADDSPTIVDIMKFMLEASGYEVVTATNGLEAIITAFREDPDLVLLDVEMPKMNGYQVCRYLKEDRYMKQIPVIILTSHAQKKMRFLGVYTGADEYMIKDDDHEQLLNRIEYYINRRKNTGSMLKDGRNAQVTEVSVMETINSILDKKLIESTIINQVGRLAANLDRFELVVNSIFGLIEKMEEFDFSAILVRELGGAQLFIQTQRGVPQDLVDKFQARIIQSAIHAEVIMDASKVTTKLIPRTERGEFQVPDKKASDGKKDNLKFQDNLLRSRQEPVGILAVGNFSDEPLHSDIVETLSILTNHIATLLDNWLIWKRYNDVSQTLNVRLLELNVEILHDLQAFAASLSKVSNLEEMTQTVIRQIPKIIRSSKISLIIKRKVGNEFRMESFGKWGDESSTLIFDILVEWLITEQLNKITNQSIINDLSKIKFFRDHNLDKNLCHNILTVPVFVGDDKIGLISLFDRQETNQFSQQDLEILKFISGMVALSLKSVLENDFTGGESIQNNIYKRFMSDEMATTLLLNPDLIDLGGSVRHSTLLFLDLTGLDELYASIEPRRIVQFVNDFQESMTLEAFNHVGVVEKYRDHGLKVVFGIPFKQKDDAERAVQAAIAMTHRFRSLLTLYDDFPTADIELKILLHCGDVVTAQIGSENRKDFACFGTASTQANLIMRMLDRMGIYLTDRVIMELEHPYGLNPTNLNTGTEVQIYQMADY
- a CDS encoding SCO family protein, producing the protein MKHFIILSCLLGLLATPVLSNNPAGSDTTAIPIGITEQLGKFLPDSVYLTDENGKVVNLKSLVNKPTVLAFVYFDCPGICSPLLDGVSTVVSKSDLLVGKDYQVITISIDSSDTPEKALQKKHNFADRITKGNVSDGWHFLTGTEAEIQEITRATGFGFRREGRDFVHSAAIIVVSPQAKITRYLFGTYFLPFDLKMAVIEANEGKTSPTIAKVLKYCFNYDPEGRRYVLNVTRVTGTLIFLGVATLFIALIFLPKRNKKKANKD
- a CDS encoding cbb3-type cytochrome c oxidase subunit I codes for the protein MSETVLSAGHRPPNYLEMETRHKGIWAWLLATDHKRIALLYFYSMMVMFVLGALLGVIIRLELMAPGKTLIEAQTYNGLFTLHGIIMIFMFVIPGLPAVFGNFVMPIMIGAKDVAFPRVNLLSWYLYLLGAFTVLISQFIGSGPPDGGWTFYAPYSVKSVYNIGFAAMGAFLLGFSSILTGLNFLVTIHRLRAEGMTWGRLPLFVWALYATGWIQILATPVVGITLVLIVFERAFNLGFFDPQFGGDPILFQHLFWIYSHPAVYIMILPAMGAISDIIPTFARRTIFGYKAIVASTMLIAFVGYFVWGHHMYTSGMSDTAKWIFSFLTFLVAIPSAIKVFNWIATLYKGSIDVQPPLLYAVAFIFTFMVGGFTGLVLGSVAQDIHLHDTTFVVGHFHYIVFGGTGFAFFGALHYWYPKMSGRMYNIKLANIAWGLFFFGFNFLYFPMFIAGYMGMPRRYYDYVPDFYIPNLISTMGSWFLYAGIILMLVNLWRGLKNGAPAPDNPWGGVTMEWKIQSPPTYENFDKDPVFTDGPYKFK
- a CDS encoding cytochrome c oxidase subunit 3 family protein gives rise to the protein MSDHAPAAHAHVHRDDYGSKLGMWFFIFTEILLFGALFIVYAIYRFKNPDAFFAAGQQLSTVFGTINTVILLVSSMTIAMSISALQQKHKKLAIWLMVITLVLASSFLVNKYFEWSAKFHHGIYPGSDEMAALVANDPLGQGKNLFFFLYYFMTGLHGAHVIIGMGFIIFVMRQVMRDELTHDNFARLENAGLYWHLVDLIWIYLFPLFYLIH
- a CDS encoding cytochrome C oxidase subunit IV family protein; translated protein: MSNHSHDSHQHITPYSTYIIVLAILLALTAVTVAVILVDLGVLSVAVALIVATIKAAIVLLYFMHLKYDDKFFMTLVAIVFAVYTVVMVITFFDYLFR
- the coxB gene encoding cytochrome c oxidase subunit II; the encoded protein is MFNGTSPFVEGVDNTFLFIIVISLILLISLTFLMIYFIVRYRKDKHPEAAQIEGSTTLEIVWTVIPGILVILMFWFGWKSYVPMREVPADAMKVTSVARMWGFTFNYENGKSSPKLVVPVNKPVRVQLEAVDVLHAFYIPAFRVKNDMVPGNNDQWVWFTANKTGSYDLFCAEYCGTLHSAMITKVEVLTEEEFTAWYEGTELSGEQNAGLTVLQNNACIACHSLDGAPGVGPSFKGILGRETRVLVDGKEQTLVADEEYLIRSILKPDSEVVSGYPKGIMQTYEGRLSDQDLQNIVDYLKTLK
- a CDS encoding protoheme IX farnesyltransferase — its product is MKPASRSFWLETLPELGKFRITIAVSFTTITGFILATGGLSLTVVLPTLGLFILACGSSALNHYQEAATDAIMERTRNRPIPSGRISLSGALIVGMIWVLTGSVILYLCAGFVALQLGLLALLWYNGVYTPLKKRTAFAVIPGSLIGAIPPAVGWVAGGGAVSDPRIILVAFFFFIWQVPHFWLLLLKYGSEYENAGLPSVTRFYSDSQIRRMTFIWTSGTIATALMIPLFGLITSWVPLVLLLLGCLWLFFAFVGLLKPAGTTLNPGTYFLKINLFAVLVMVSLIMDQFI
- a CDS encoding cytochrome c, with protein sequence MKPMLLILSLSLLTVSGLMAQTKPAAKAATGDVEKGKALYAKLNCQTCHSAAAIAPAMKDVIGKYKDADALMKMLAAPVKSGKYPAAMPPVKVTKDEAKQLLAFIQDDVKKAAKPGTASDKTKKTEKKN
- a CDS encoding Rieske (2Fe-2S) protein, with amino-acid sequence MSQETTPQPARRKFVTYSLRTLAAIWAAAIFYPILRYLGPHQKEVVKDVSEINLGVKTLEPGSSESFVFGTKPALLVKNLNGELKSFTAVCTHLGCNVVYQKDLATVAPGHSGEGFFCNCHLGVYDATGKNIAGPPPKPIQEFKVTVADNGEITVTKA
- a CDS encoding cytochrome b N-terminal domain-containing protein; the protein is MADQSNSSSNTQTPGGILGWLADRYQIQGLIDYLAKKEVPSYRHSFWYYMGGLSLMFFTVQIITGILLLFYYTPGKEAYESVKFINEQVAFGWLIRSIHSYAANLMIFFVFVHMFSVLFMKAYRRPRELTYITGFALLGLSMGMGFSGYLLPWDELAYFATKIGINIATAVPGIGPLIGDILKGGPEVGHDTVSRFFALHVWVIPIIMIGTLGAHLFFIQVQGISEPDGFKALPPEKKKYVKFFPTFMYDDFLVWLIALNGLILIAVFFPWGLGPEADPLAATPQGIHPEWYFMAMFQILKLIPNTPILQSDEIGNILFGLTGLLLITVPFWGHKRDRLVMYFSAAVLAGLIIFTVLAYQAVASH